A region from the Geobacillus vulcani PSS1 genome encodes:
- the tatA gene encoding twin-arginine translocase TatA/TatE family subunit, producing MKYLLLVLVILLLFGTKKLPELGRSFGQSLREFKDATKGLADDEETKTDR from the coding sequence ATGAAATATTTATTGCTCGTTCTTGTTATTTTGTTGCTGTTTGGCACGAAAAAGCTGCCGGAATTAGGGCGGTCGTTCGGCCAATCGCTTCGCGAGTTTAAAGATGCCACAAAAGGGCTTGCTGATGACGAAGAAACGAAAACTGACCGATGA
- a CDS encoding redox-sensing transcriptional repressor Rex, with product MSNEQPKIPQATAKRLPLYYRFLKNLHASGKQRVSSAELSEAVKVDPATIRRDFSYFGALGKKGYGYNVNYLLSFFRRTLEEDEVTEVALFGVGNLGTAFLNYNFSKNNNTKIVMAFDVDERKVGTTVGGVPVYHLDELEKRLHENIPVAILTVPAAAAQALTDRLVAQGIKGILNFTPARLNVPNHIRVHHIDLAIELQSLVYFLKNYPSPS from the coding sequence ATGAGCAATGAACAACCAAAAATTCCGCAGGCAACCGCCAAACGGCTGCCGCTTTACTACCGGTTTTTGAAAAACTTGCATGCTTCTGGGAAACAGCGCGTCTCCTCTGCCGAGCTTAGCGAGGCAGTGAAGGTCGATCCAGCGACGATACGCCGCGATTTTTCCTATTTTGGCGCCCTTGGCAAGAAAGGGTATGGATATAATGTCAATTATTTGTTGTCGTTTTTCCGCCGGACGCTTGAAGAGGATGAGGTGACCGAAGTCGCCTTGTTCGGCGTCGGCAATTTAGGCACGGCCTTTTTAAACTATAATTTTTCGAAAAACAACAATACAAAAATCGTGATGGCCTTTGATGTTGATGAGCGGAAAGTAGGGACGACAGTCGGCGGGGTGCCGGTCTACCATCTCGATGAGCTGGAGAAGCGGCTTCATGAAAACATCCCAGTGGCCATTTTAACGGTGCCCGCCGCCGCGGCCCAAGCGCTGACCGATCGCCTTGTCGCGCAAGGAATTAAAGGCATTTTAAACTTTACTCCGGCGCGGTTGAACGTGCCGAATCATATTCGCGTCCATCATATCGATTTAGCCATTGAGCTGCAGTCGCTCGTCTATTTTTTGAAAAACTATCCATCGCCATCGTAA
- the moaC gene encoding cyclic pyranopterin monophosphate synthase MoaC has product MSSFTHFNEQGRAKMVDITHKEDTVRVAVAQTSVTVSREIYEKMTSNAIEKGDVLAVAQVAGVMAAKKTADLIPMCHPLMLKGVDIAFAWENDGEEHKLVITATVKTKGSTGVEMEALTAASVCALTVYDMCKAFDKGMVIGPTYLVEKTGGKSGHYRRKTD; this is encoded by the coding sequence TTGTCATCGTTCACTCATTTCAATGAACAAGGGCGCGCAAAAATGGTTGATATTACGCACAAAGAAGATACTGTGCGAGTGGCTGTGGCGCAAACGAGCGTGACTGTCAGCCGGGAAATTTACGAAAAAATGACGAGCAATGCAATCGAGAAAGGGGATGTACTTGCCGTCGCTCAAGTGGCGGGGGTGATGGCGGCAAAGAAGACCGCCGATCTTATTCCAATGTGTCACCCGCTTATGTTAAAGGGTGTGGACATTGCTTTTGCTTGGGAAAACGATGGGGAAGAGCATAAACTCGTCATCACTGCAACGGTGAAAACGAAAGGGAGCACAGGAGTGGAAATGGAAGCGCTGACGGCTGCTTCGGTTTGTGCACTGACGGTGTACGATATGTGCAAGGCGTTTGATAAAGGAATGGTCATCGGTCCGACGTATTTGGTCGAAAAAACGGGCGGGAAGTCCGGCCATTACCGACGGAAAACCGATTAG
- the abc-f gene encoding ribosomal protection-like ABC-F family protein, with amino-acid sequence MIILQVHGLTKYFGADLILSNIKLEIQSRDRIALVGRNGAGKSTLLKIIAGKLPFDSGKILKPNHIKIGYLAQNSGLNSPRSIWDEMLEVFTPLLGLERQLAELSMQLGDPDVLADSARYEKTLKMYDELQEQYKEQGGYQYEADIRSVLHGLQFSSYDYKTTPISSLSGGQRTRLALGKLLLSKPDLLILDEPTNHLDLETLTWLEQYLQAYPGAVLVVSHDRYFLDKIVTDVYELSNATLKHYAGNYSRYLELRAEQYEQELKRYERQQEEIARLQDFIQRNIARASTAKRAQSRRKQLEKIERLERPVSDEKSASFSFSINRPSGYEVLTAENIAVGYGEGAPIIRQISFRITRGESVALVGPNGIGKSTLLKAIARKLPIQAGELRYGANVQIGYYDQDQADLSSNKRVLDELWDAYPEKTEKEIRSVLGNFLFSGDDVLKPVSALSGGEKARLALAKLMLQKANVLLLDEPTNHLDLDSKEVLEQALIDYPGTILFVSHDRYFINRIATKVFELSNGGLTEYLGDYDYYIAKKEEMRELALLNVRPAETASDSAKTTYEQEKEEKKRRRQRQRRLDEIEAEITTLEAQIAEIEQQLCDPSVYGDYEAIQRLTQENEKRKQRIETLLAEWEQLYTSL; translated from the coding sequence ATGATCATTTTGCAAGTGCACGGACTCACAAAATATTTCGGTGCTGACCTTATTTTATCGAATATAAAACTAGAAATACAGTCCCGTGACCGAATTGCCCTTGTCGGCCGCAACGGAGCAGGGAAATCGACATTGTTGAAAATCATCGCCGGCAAACTTCCTTTCGACAGCGGCAAAATCCTCAAACCAAACCATATCAAAATCGGCTATTTGGCGCAAAACAGTGGGCTCAACTCGCCGCGTTCCATTTGGGACGAAATGCTTGAGGTATTCACCCCGCTCCTAGGACTCGAAAGACAGCTTGCCGAGCTCAGCATGCAACTCGGCGACCCGGACGTACTCGCCGATTCAGCTCGCTATGAAAAAACACTGAAAATGTATGACGAACTGCAAGAACAATATAAAGAACAAGGCGGCTACCAATACGAAGCTGACATTCGCTCTGTTTTGCACGGGCTGCAGTTTTCCTCATATGATTATAAAACAACGCCGATCTCGTCGTTAAGCGGCGGACAGCGGACGCGTCTTGCCCTTGGGAAATTGCTGTTGTCCAAGCCGGATTTATTGATTTTGGACGAGCCGACGAATCATTTGGATCTTGAGACGCTCACCTGGCTGGAGCAGTACTTGCAAGCCTATCCTGGTGCCGTCCTGGTTGTTTCCCACGACCGCTACTTTTTAGACAAAATCGTCACCGACGTATACGAACTGTCCAATGCCACGCTCAAACACTATGCCGGCAACTACAGCCGCTATTTGGAGTTGCGGGCCGAGCAATACGAACAAGAGTTAAAACGGTACGAAAGACAGCAGGAAGAAATCGCCCGACTCCAAGACTTCATCCAACGCAACATCGCCCGTGCCTCAACAGCCAAGCGGGCACAAAGCCGGCGAAAGCAACTGGAAAAAATAGAACGGCTCGAACGGCCTGTCAGCGATGAAAAATCAGCCTCCTTTTCGTTCTCGATCAATCGGCCGAGCGGCTATGAAGTGCTCACCGCTGAAAACATAGCCGTTGGCTATGGGGAAGGTGCCCCCATCATTCGCCAAATCAGCTTCCGCATTACGCGCGGCGAAAGCGTCGCCCTAGTCGGGCCGAATGGCATCGGCAAGTCGACGTTGTTGAAGGCGATCGCCCGAAAACTCCCTATCCAAGCGGGGGAGCTCCGCTACGGCGCAAACGTCCAAATCGGCTATTACGATCAAGACCAAGCTGATTTGTCATCGAACAAACGGGTGCTTGACGAGCTGTGGGACGCCTACCCCGAGAAGACGGAAAAAGAAATTCGCAGTGTGCTCGGCAACTTCTTATTTTCTGGTGATGACGTCTTAAAACCGGTCTCCGCTTTAAGCGGCGGGGAGAAAGCACGCCTAGCGCTCGCCAAGCTGATGCTGCAAAAAGCAAATGTCCTTCTTTTGGACGAACCGACCAACCATCTCGACCTCGACAGCAAAGAAGTGCTCGAGCAAGCGCTCATCGACTACCCGGGAACGATTTTGTTCGTTTCCCATGACCGCTATTTCATCAACCGAATCGCAACAAAGGTGTTTGAACTTTCCAACGGAGGCCTAACTGAATACTTAGGCGACTATGATTACTACATCGCCAAAAAAGAAGAAATGCGCGAACTGGCTCTCCTGAATGTCCGCCCGGCAGAAACGGCAAGTGATTCGGCCAAAACGACGTACGAGCAAGAAAAAGAGGAGAAAAAACGGCGGCGCCAACGCCAACGCCGCTTAGATGAAATCGAAGCCGAGATTACAACGCTGGAAGCACAAATTGCTGAGATCGAGCAGCAACTTTGTGATCCATCCGTTTACGGCGACTATGAAGCGATACAACGATTGACCCAAGAAAACGAAAAGCGGAAGCAGCGAATCGAAACGTTATTGGCCGAATGGGAACAGCTTTATACTTCACTATAA
- the tsaD gene encoding tRNA (adenosine(37)-N6)-threonylcarbamoyltransferase complex transferase subunit TsaD, with translation MNEDVYVLGIETSCDETAAAVVKNGREILSNVVASQMESHRRFGGVVPEVASRHHVEQITLVIEEAMERAGVSFADLDAVAVTAGPGLVGALLVGVNAAKALAFAHGLPLIGVHHIAGHIYANQLVADMKFPLLALVVSGGHTELVYMEKHGDFAVIGETRDDAAGEAYDKVARALGLPYPGGPHIDRLAHEGEPVMDLPRAWLEEGSYDFSFSGLKSAVLNALHNAKQRGEEIDPRQMAASFQASVVDVLVTKTIQAAKEYRVRQVLLAGGVAANRGLRNALQDRMKELPDVELLIPPLSLCTDNAAMIAAAGTVLYQQGKRADLTLNANPSLPLV, from the coding sequence ATGAATGAAGATGTATATGTATTAGGCATTGAAACGAGCTGCGATGAAACGGCGGCAGCCGTCGTGAAAAACGGAAGAGAGATTTTATCGAATGTAGTGGCGTCACAAATGGAAAGCCACCGGCGGTTTGGCGGCGTCGTGCCGGAAGTTGCTTCTCGCCATCATGTGGAGCAAATTACGCTCGTTATTGAGGAAGCGATGGAGCGGGCTGGTGTATCGTTTGCGGACCTTGATGCGGTGGCGGTGACGGCCGGGCCGGGGCTTGTCGGGGCGCTCCTTGTCGGGGTGAACGCGGCGAAAGCGTTGGCGTTTGCCCATGGACTGCCGCTGATTGGAGTGCATCATATCGCCGGTCATATTTATGCCAATCAATTAGTGGCCGACATGAAGTTCCCGCTGTTGGCGCTCGTCGTTTCCGGTGGCCATACGGAACTAGTGTACATGGAGAAGCATGGGGATTTTGCGGTGATTGGCGAAACGCGCGATGACGCTGCCGGTGAGGCGTATGACAAGGTGGCGCGGGCTTTAGGCCTTCCGTACCCAGGAGGACCGCACATCGATCGGCTGGCCCATGAGGGCGAGCCAGTGATGGATTTGCCGCGAGCGTGGCTTGAGGAAGGTTCGTATGATTTCAGCTTCAGCGGCTTAAAATCGGCAGTGCTCAACGCGCTTCACAACGCAAAACAGCGCGGCGAGGAGATCGATCCGAGACAGATGGCCGCAAGCTTTCAGGCCAGCGTCGTGGATGTGCTGGTGACGAAGACGATACAGGCCGCTAAAGAATATCGCGTACGGCAAGTGTTGCTTGCCGGCGGAGTGGCGGCCAACCGCGGGCTGCGGAACGCACTGCAAGATAGAATGAAAGAGCTCCCCGATGTGGAGCTTCTCATCCCACCGTTATCGTTATGCACCGATAATGCGGCGATGATTGCCGCTGCGGGAACAGTGTTATACCAACAAGGAAAGCGGGCTGATTTGACGCTCAACGCCAATCCAAGCTTACCGCTTGTCTAG
- the rimI gene encoding ribosomal protein S18-alanine N-acetyltransferase yields MGVNVQFRPMTIHDIDEVVQVEQASFTAPWSRESFYNELMYNRYAKYIVMVYNGRIIGYGGMWLVIDEAHVTNVAVLPQFRGQKLGEALMRRLMDMARQHGAVTMTLEVRVSNHVAQSLYRKLGFHNGGIRKRYYPDNFEDALVMWVKLR; encoded by the coding sequence ATGGGGGTCAATGTTCAATTTCGGCCAATGACCATTCATGACATTGATGAAGTCGTGCAAGTTGAGCAGGCATCGTTTACTGCGCCTTGGAGCCGTGAATCGTTTTACAACGAGCTCATGTACAACCGCTATGCCAAATATATCGTCATGGTGTACAACGGGCGGATCATCGGGTATGGTGGGATGTGGCTTGTCATCGATGAGGCGCATGTGACGAATGTAGCCGTATTGCCGCAGTTTCGAGGGCAAAAGCTTGGTGAGGCGCTCATGCGACGCTTGATGGACATGGCCAGGCAGCACGGGGCGGTGACGATGACGCTTGAGGTGCGCGTGTCCAATCATGTTGCCCAGTCGCTGTACCGAAAGCTTGGGTTTCACAACGGAGGCATTCGCAAACGGTATTATCCGGATAACTTTGAAGATGCGTTAGTCATGTGGGTGAAGCTGAGATGA
- the tsaB gene encoding tRNA (adenosine(37)-N6)-threonylcarbamoyltransferase complex dimerization subunit type 1 TsaB, which produces MKVLGIDTSNMPLGIALVDGDIVKGEYITNVKKDHSTRAMPAIELLLRRCDVAPKDLDLIVVAKGPGSYTGVRIGVTIAKTLAWSLGIPIAGVSSLEVLAANARYFPGVIVPLFDARRGHIYTGLYRYEGGVLRCLEEDQIVAADDWARRLSEREEDVLFIGADAPLYSDLFRSHLGERAHVAPPSLALPRPSELVMLGKQKERENAHVFVPNYLRLAEAEAKWLAKQKGEQNDGGQCSISANDHS; this is translated from the coding sequence ATGAAAGTATTGGGAATTGATACATCGAATATGCCGCTTGGCATTGCCTTGGTAGATGGCGATATCGTGAAAGGGGAATACATCACCAATGTGAAAAAAGACCATTCAACCCGGGCGATGCCGGCCATCGAGTTGTTGCTTCGACGATGTGACGTTGCTCCGAAAGATCTCGATTTAATCGTTGTAGCGAAAGGGCCAGGGTCTTATACTGGGGTGCGGATTGGTGTGACGATTGCGAAAACGCTTGCCTGGTCACTTGGTATTCCGATCGCTGGGGTGTCAAGCCTTGAAGTGCTCGCAGCCAACGCCCGCTATTTCCCTGGGGTCATTGTTCCACTGTTTGATGCGCGGCGTGGACATATTTACACTGGGCTTTACCGCTATGAAGGGGGTGTGCTCCGCTGCCTTGAGGAGGACCAGATTGTGGCGGCTGATGATTGGGCGCGTCGGCTGAGCGAGCGGGAAGAGGATGTGTTGTTCATTGGTGCGGATGCACCGTTATATAGTGATTTGTTTCGAAGTCATTTAGGTGAACGGGCTCACGTGGCTCCTCCGTCTTTGGCGTTGCCGCGTCCGAGTGAGTTGGTGATGCTAGGCAAACAAAAAGAGCGCGAGAACGCCCATGTGTTTGTGCCTAACTACCTCCGCCTTGCGGAGGCGGAGGCGAAATGGCTCGCGAAACAAAAAGGGGAACAGAACGATGGGGGTCAATGTTCAATTTCGGCCAATGACCATTCATGA
- the tsaE gene encoding tRNA (adenosine(37)-N6)-threonylcarbamoyltransferase complex ATPase subunit type 1 TsaE produces the protein MKQVELVVHSPEETKAVARRLAEQLEPGMVIALEGDLGSGKTTFTKGLAEGLGVRRTVNSPTFTIVKQYEGRLPLYHMDVYRLEDEWEDLGFEEYFDGDGVTVIEWAHLIAGQLPEERLTVSLFHRGGDERLLRFEPSGKRYEQLCKEIFPS, from the coding sequence ATGAAGCAAGTTGAACTTGTAGTGCATTCCCCCGAGGAAACGAAGGCAGTGGCTCGCCGACTTGCGGAACAGCTTGAGCCAGGGATGGTCATCGCTTTAGAGGGTGACCTCGGGTCGGGAAAGACGACGTTTACAAAGGGGCTGGCCGAAGGGCTGGGGGTGAGGAGAACAGTCAACAGCCCAACGTTTACCATTGTCAAGCAATATGAAGGGCGGTTGCCGCTTTATCATATGGACGTATATCGGCTCGAAGATGAATGGGAAGATCTCGGGTTCGAGGAATATTTTGATGGCGATGGTGTTACGGTTATTGAATGGGCGCATTTGATCGCCGGCCAGTTGCCTGAGGAACGGCTGACCGTTTCCTTGTTTCATCGAGGCGGCGATGAGCGGTTGCTTCGCTTTGAGCCGTCGGGGAAGCGTTATGAACAGTTGTGCAAGGAGATTTTTCCGTCATGA
- a CDS encoding SprT family protein, which translates to MDQKQLQWLVEQISIHSFGKPFLHTASFNPRLRAVGGRYILQTHNIELSQKHYELFGEEELIGIIKHELCHYHLHLEGKGYRHRDRDFRELLQKVGAPRYCRPLARNAKATKTIYTYICTSCSLTYRRKRRINIDRYVCGRCRGRLTLTV; encoded by the coding sequence ATGGATCAAAAACAGCTGCAATGGCTTGTTGAACAAATCTCTATCCACTCATTCGGCAAACCGTTTCTCCATACCGCTTCCTTCAACCCGCGGCTGCGTGCTGTCGGAGGGCGATACATACTGCAAACCCACAACATCGAACTCAGCCAAAAACATTATGAGCTGTTCGGCGAAGAAGAGTTAATCGGCATCATCAAGCATGAGTTATGTCATTATCATTTACACCTTGAAGGGAAAGGCTACCGCCACCGCGACCGCGACTTCCGCGAGTTGCTGCAAAAAGTGGGGGCTCCTCGCTATTGTCGTCCGCTTGCCCGAAATGCAAAAGCGACGAAAACGATTTACACATACATTTGCACGTCATGCAGCCTCACCTACCGCCGCAAAAGGCGGATCAACATAGACCGTTATGTTTGCGGACGCTGCCGCGGTCGACTTACCCTAACAGTATAG
- the cmpA gene encoding cortex morphogenetic protein CmpA encodes MPTWLKNQMRRAYYEKNREQIKLLNQCWFFYRRKHCS; translated from the coding sequence TTGCCTACATGGCTCAAAAATCAGATGAGACGAGCCTATTATGAGAAAAATCGCGAGCAAATTAAACTGCTGAACCAATGTTGGTTTTTTTATCGGAGAAAACACTGCTCCTAA
- a CDS encoding Tex family protein, whose protein sequence is MANEQRLIEVIAAEQQLAAKQVENVIALHREGNTIPFIARYRKEMTGALDEVQIREVLERWEYLQHLEQRKEEVIRLIDEQGKLTEELTQEIMAATKLQQVEDLYRPYRQKRRTKATIAKEKGLEPLAEWLLSCPSAPTPEQQAEMFVNEDKGVATVEEALQGAKDIIAEKVADDAALRQWVRDETRRKGTIVSTVKAAEKDEKNVYEMYYNYEEPLVKIVPHRVLALNRGEKEEVLRVSVKAPVEDIIRYLRRKTVADESSPAAPIVAEAVEEGYKRLMEPAIERDIRNELTEKAEERAIHIFAENLRKLLLQPPLKGKTVLGIDPAYRTGCKLAVVDETGKLLAIDVIYPHPPQERKEEARGKLLRLLDNHCVDVIAIGNGTASRETEQFVADTLRHAPRDIFYLIVNEAGASVYSASDLARAEFPDLQVEERSAVSIARRVQDPLAELVKIDPKSVGVGQYQHDVSQKKLAESLRFVVETVVNQVGVNVNTASVSLLQYVSGLTKTVAENIVKRREEQGKFRSREELKTIPRLGAKTYEQCIGFLRIIDGDEPLDRTPIHPERYAEVKQLLRKLGFTTAAIGSVELRQALQAIEIETVAAELGIGELTLRDIIDALCRPERDPRDELPKPILRKDVLKMEDLRPGMELEGTVRNVVDFGVFVDIGVKQDGLVHISKLSKQYVRHPLDVVSVGDVVKVWVEHVDVARGRISLSMVPAEG, encoded by the coding sequence TTGGCTAACGAACAGAGGCTCATTGAGGTCATTGCCGCCGAGCAGCAGCTGGCAGCGAAGCAAGTCGAAAACGTCATTGCGCTCCATCGAGAAGGAAACACGATCCCGTTTATCGCCCGCTACCGAAAAGAAATGACTGGGGCGCTCGATGAAGTGCAAATTCGTGAAGTGCTTGAGAGATGGGAGTATTTGCAGCATTTGGAGCAGCGGAAAGAAGAAGTCATTCGATTGATTGACGAGCAAGGGAAGTTGACGGAAGAGTTAACGCAGGAGATTATGGCAGCCACGAAGCTCCAGCAAGTTGAGGATTTATACCGCCCATATCGGCAAAAGCGGCGCACGAAAGCAACAATCGCAAAAGAGAAAGGGCTTGAACCCCTTGCCGAATGGCTCCTTTCATGCCCATCGGCTCCAACTCCGGAACAACAAGCCGAGATGTTCGTCAACGAAGATAAAGGAGTCGCAACTGTTGAAGAGGCGCTTCAAGGAGCGAAAGATATCATTGCCGAAAAAGTGGCCGATGACGCCGCTCTGCGCCAATGGGTTCGCGACGAGACGCGGCGGAAAGGAACGATTGTTTCCACCGTTAAAGCGGCGGAAAAGGACGAGAAGAACGTATATGAAATGTACTATAATTACGAAGAGCCGCTTGTCAAAATCGTTCCGCACCGTGTGTTGGCGTTAAACCGCGGCGAAAAGGAAGAAGTGCTGCGCGTCTCGGTCAAGGCGCCGGTTGAGGACATCATTCGCTATTTACGGCGAAAAACAGTCGCTGATGAATCGTCTCCAGCCGCTCCCATCGTGGCGGAAGCAGTCGAGGAAGGGTATAAGCGGCTAATGGAACCTGCCATTGAACGCGACATCCGCAACGAGCTGACGGAAAAAGCGGAGGAGCGGGCCATCCATATTTTCGCTGAAAACTTGCGCAAACTGCTTCTCCAGCCGCCGCTCAAAGGAAAAACGGTGCTCGGCATTGACCCAGCCTATCGGACGGGATGCAAGCTCGCCGTTGTCGATGAAACAGGGAAGCTGCTTGCCATCGACGTTATATACCCACACCCGCCGCAAGAGCGAAAAGAAGAGGCCCGCGGGAAGCTCCTTCGCCTGCTCGATAACCATTGTGTTGACGTAATCGCCATTGGAAACGGTACTGCATCTCGGGAAACCGAACAGTTTGTCGCCGACACGCTGAGGCATGCGCCACGCGATATCTTTTATTTGATTGTCAATGAAGCAGGAGCGAGCGTCTACTCTGCTTCTGACCTTGCGCGCGCTGAGTTTCCCGACCTGCAAGTCGAAGAGCGGAGTGCCGTCTCGATCGCCCGCCGCGTTCAAGACCCGCTCGCCGAGCTTGTCAAGATCGATCCAAAATCGGTTGGCGTCGGCCAATACCAGCACGATGTGTCGCAAAAAAAGCTTGCTGAGTCGCTTCGTTTCGTCGTCGAGACGGTCGTCAATCAAGTCGGCGTCAACGTCAACACCGCCTCTGTTTCCCTGCTCCAGTACGTGTCTGGGCTCACGAAAACCGTTGCGGAAAACATTGTCAAGCGTCGTGAGGAACAAGGGAAGTTTCGCAGCCGCGAAGAGCTGAAAACGATTCCTCGGCTCGGAGCGAAAACGTACGAGCAGTGCATCGGTTTTTTGCGCATCATTGATGGTGATGAACCGCTCGACCGCACGCCGATTCACCCCGAGCGGTACGCGGAAGTGAAGCAACTGTTGCGCAAGTTAGGATTTACGACCGCCGCCATTGGCAGTGTTGAACTGCGCCAGGCGCTGCAAGCCATCGAGATCGAGACGGTGGCAGCCGAGCTCGGCATCGGGGAACTGACGTTGCGCGACATTATTGACGCACTGTGCCGCCCAGAGCGCGACCCACGTGATGAACTGCCGAAACCGATATTGCGAAAAGACGTTTTGAAGATGGAAGACTTAAGGCCAGGCATGGAGCTCGAAGGAACAGTGCGCAACGTCGTCGACTTCGGCGTCTTTGTTGACATTGGGGTGAAGCAGGACGGGCTCGTGCATATTTCCAAATTAAGCAAACAATACGTGCGCCATCCGCTCGATGTTGTTTCGGTCGGCGACGTCGTCAAGGTATGGGTCGAGCACGTCGATGTGGCGAGAGGGAGAATTTCGCTGTCGATGGTGCCGGCGGAAGGGTGA
- the ndoA gene encoding type II toxin-antitoxin system endoribonuclease NdoA: MIVKRGDVYFADLSPVVGSEQGGVRPVLVIQNDIGNRFSPTVIVAAITAQIQKAKLPTHVEIDAKRYGFERDSVILLEQIRTIDKQRLTDKITHLDDEMMDKVDEALQISLGLIDF, translated from the coding sequence TTGATTGTCAAACGTGGCGACGTGTATTTTGCGGACCTTTCCCCGGTTGTTGGCTCGGAGCAGGGCGGCGTGCGCCCCGTGTTGGTGATCCAAAACGACATCGGCAACCGTTTCAGCCCGACGGTGATCGTAGCGGCCATTACGGCACAAATTCAAAAGGCGAAGCTGCCGACGCATGTCGAGATTGACGCGAAACGCTATGGATTTGAACGCGATTCGGTCATTTTGCTTGAGCAAATCCGCACGATCGATAAGCAACGGCTGACCGATAAAATCACTCATTTGGACGATGAAATGATGGATAAAGTCGATGAGGCGCTGCAAATTAGCTTAGGACTGATCGACTTTTGA
- a CDS encoding CopG family ribbon-helix-helix protein, which yields MSESGATTEIVVRLPQSLLTELDVLVKQENGNRNELIYQATKMYIRERKKRQIREAMRRGYMEMAKINLSIASEAFHAEYEADHTVERLVSGG from the coding sequence GTGTCGGAATCTGGCGCAACAACGGAAATCGTCGTTCGTTTGCCGCAGTCGCTGCTGACAGAACTGGACGTGCTCGTCAAGCAAGAAAACGGCAACCGCAATGAACTCATTTATCAAGCGACGAAAATGTACATTCGCGAGCGGAAAAAACGGCAAATTCGCGAGGCGATGAGACGAGGCTACATGGAAATGGCGAAAATCAATTTATCTATCGCTTCTGAAGCGTTTCATGCTGAATACGAGGCCGACCACACCGTTGAACGCTTAGTTAGCGGGGGGTAA